In Polyangiaceae bacterium, the genomic window CGCGGTAGTCGTTCATCAGCAACTACCCCCCCTTTGTCTCACCTCCGCGCGCAGCCTCACCTGCAACGCGGTGTTGTCGTCTCGCACCCGCACGAGCAGGTCGAGTACGAGCGCGATGAGCTCATCGGAGCGACCGGCAGCGGCGAGCTCGCTGAGCTTGACGCGAACGTCTTCGAGGTCAGCACTCTGCTTCTGCCCAGCCACGCGACATCGGTATAGCCACCACGATCACGGGCGCAAGACCATCGTGAAATTTTGATCGCACCTTTCACTACGAGGTGCGATCCGCGCCAGCCCGTGGGTCACAGAGGCGCGTGTGCCGAGTCGAGCCGGAAGCGCTTGTGGCGCTTGGCGGTCGACAGGTCGATGCCCTCGAGAATGAGCGCGAGCTCCGCCGCGTCGATCTGCACGCAAGCGCGGTCCTCGCGCAAGATGCTCGCGAGGCGGAATCGCCCCCGGGCCAAGCGCTTCGCCACGATGCACCACCCCGTACGATCCCAGAACAAAACACGCACCTGATTCGCGCGCCGATTGAAGAAACAGAACAGATGCCCGCTCGTCGGATCGAGGCGCAACACGCTGCCGACCGCGATCGAAAGGCCGTCGAAGCTCTTCCTCAGATCTGTCGGCTGCGCTGCCACGTACACGCGAACGGTCGACGGCAGCGTCAGCACCGCTCGTCCTCGCGTCGGTCGAGGACCACGAGCACGCGCTCGAGCGTGTCGCTGTCGAACCCACTGCGAACGCGCACTGCCGCGGCGGCCGTCACGATCTCGATGGCGGACTCCGCGCTGGCGACGCCAGCCGCGGGCACCAACTGCACGACTCGAACCGGCACGAGCCCGGTCTTCTTCTTGGACACCGGGCGCGCCGCTCGCTTACCCTTGGAGCGTGATCGCTGAGCCTTCGACAGCCGCCAGCGCCACCACATCAGCGTGGAGAGCGGGACGCCCACCCGAACCGCGAACTCGGGCAGCTTCGCACCGCTCCGCTCCCACTGCCGCAACACGCTCGCCCATTCCGCTGCCGACCTTCGCGCCATTGTCGGCTCCGCGACCAGGATCCGCGGAAGTCAGCCGGAAATCGACGGTGCACCTGCTCGGGCGGTTACGAAGCGGCGGCAGTCGCGGTGCGGCTCCGGCCACCCGAGCGTCTCGCTTGGTACCGAGCGTCCCTGAGCCTGGTCGCCAACTTGCTCGATCGATTTGGCCCCGAGGACTATCCCTAACGGCCCGTGGGATTTGGTGGAGGGCGCGTTCGCGGGGTACTACGCGGTGCCGTGGGTACTGGCATCTGTGGTCTCTCCCACCAATAGTTTCCACTGCGAAACTCGGACCTGGTCGGATTCGGGCAAGCACTGGTCGGATTCGACTACTTCTCGCGGAGCGCGCAGTGAGCGCGGTGCCCACGCCTACGGAGTGCAAGCCCAATCCGCGGACCGAAAAACGGCGCCTTCGATCACGATCGGGCCGGAGTCGGCGTTGGTATTGTGTCCCTCTTCCAATAGCTCTCCATACGCCTGTTTCTCGTGCTTGAACTGCGTCTTGAGAACTCGGTTACTGAGGGCCCAGGTTTGGGTCCAGCCATACGCGTAGGTGCCGCTGATTTCGTCGTCCGAGAGTTGCATGGAAACCGAGCCGTCAAGAACTTCGGCCTGGAACTGGACTGGCGCGTCCAGCACGAGCTGGAGGGCAGTGTCGCTCGTGACGATCTGGAGTTTGCCGACAACTTCCAAAGAGGAACCGCAGTACAACCCTACATCGGGGCTGCCGCCAACGCGTTGGGAGTCAAGTAAGTAGACCGGGCCTCCATCGTACGAGAGGGACATTTCGGCTTTCACTTCCCCAGGCGAAGGCGTCATGCTTCCGGCCGACCCCGGGTCGTTCCAGTTCCAGGTGCACGTCCGCTGTCCGGCCACCGGGGCGAATCTGTCCGCGCCTGAGAACCCCAAGGCGGAAGGCTCGCCGAAGGCGAGGTCGACGCGTTGCACCTCGCACTTCGGCTTTTCGTGCGTTTCAGTCGGATTGGAGCAGGCCGCAACGAGTGCGGCGTAGCCCACGAGAACGCTAGCGTGTCTCAGAGTGCTACTGGCGGACATCGCCGGTGGCGTTGGGAGCCTCCTCGGTCGCAAGCACAGGCGGTTCACTTGCCTCTCTGAGGGAATACCCCACGGTCTGGCGACGCGCAATTGAAGTGGAGGCTCCGTCGGTATGCCTGGCGGCGTAGGTGTAGATGCGGAGCGGTTCCACTACTCCTTTTTGCTGGTCAAGCGGCATGAAGTACATGATCGCTGTCGTTTCGTGCATGCGATCCGGAGGTGAGATCTTCGCATGGCGAGCCGCAATGACCTCATCAGAGACCGCCCGATGAAGCGCGGGCCCTGGTGTGGTCGGAGACTCGCCCTCCGAGGTCTTCACACTAAGCAGCGAAGGCCCGAACAGAAACACGCTCTCGACACGCCCATCGCGGCGAACCGTGATGGTCAGCCGCGTGTTGTAGAAGGGTATTCCGTTGACCAGGCGGAGAAGCACAAACTGCCGCCCGACGAGTTCCAGGGGAGGGAGGGCTTGGTCGGACCGCCCGGTTGCGGCCAGCTTCGGTGAGACACGTGCTGTGTCCAAATTGAAATCGGTGGCGTCAACGACTCCCCCCGAAACCAAGCCGTCGAGAATCTTCGCCGCGGCTGCCTTGCCCACGGTGGAGACGATCACGCGAAAGCGCGGCCCTCTGATCGCAACCGGGCTCGACTGTACCTGAGCAGTTCCATGGGGTTCCTGGTTCGGCGAAAGTGATCAAAGCGCGGCGCAAACCGACGATCGTCTCCAGACACGCCACTGGATCGCGACCAGCCGCTGACGATGAGCGGTCCACCGCCAACCAGGAGTCGCTGCTTGGATGCGTGCGCCGCAGGCCCCGTGGTTATTGAAGCGTTCTGCCGAACGATCAGGAACAAGCAGAAAGCGGCACAGTGCTGGTCAAAGGTCCACGAGCCCGAACAGGAATGCCGTAACTGGTGTTACGATGCATTTTAGAACGTAGACGTCAACATGCCGCGAAGCCATAGTAGTCCGCTGCCGAGCGCCTCGCTCATCGCATCTCGGAGACTGCGGTCGGTCCGCGGCAGGGGTTGGGTGGACGTTGCATTCTTCATGCCGGAGCGATCGAAGGAGCACAAACGTGAATGGGCGTGCCGCGTCGAAATCACCCGCGCTTCCAGGCCGGCGATCGAAATCGCCGGCCGCGGCGTTGATGCGTTGCAAGCGTTGGTGAACGCGTTCGCTGCGGCGCGCCACGCTCTCAAGGATGACCTGCGCGAACTCACCTGGCTCGGTGACCCGGGACATATCGGTATTCCAAGAATCGTTCCGGATGACGATCCGGATTTCTTGGAGTTGTTCGAGCACCTGCTACTGGCTGAACGCTGCCGCGTGTTGCTCGCTGGAAAGCGCGTGGCGCGCGAAGCCGGACGCTTGTCTCGAGGCAGGGCAAGACGGACCTCGCGTTAGGTTCGGGCGCAGTTCCCGATCTGCTGATCACCAAGCACGTGACCGGTCGGGTCACTCAACCGATCTTTCGCATTCCGCAATACCTCCTCCGACGGCACCCAGTTCAAGCTCGGTCACGACGGCAACAGCAACACGACCAGCGTGCAGATCCCCACCGGGAGCCCGTCCACCTTCCGCACGCACTCGCTGCCGCACCTCGGCACGAACCTGCTCGAGCAGTACGACCCTCCCACGGTCGGCGGCACGGGCACCGGCAGCGTGGACTACGGCTACGACCTCGATCGGCGCCTGACCCTGGTAGACTGGGCTCAGGCGAACAAGGGCTACACGCCGGTCTGGGACGCGACCACGGGCCAGCTCGACAAGACGCAAACGGAAGTTGCCCGGCTTCAAGTCTCGGTGGGCCACTTGCAGAAAGTGCGCCCGAGACACGCAACCCCGCGGGCCGCGCCCAAAAACGTGGTCGCCAACAACAGGTGCGCCCCCCACTCCAATGGCCGTCATCGCCGACGTTGCTACCGCGCTCC contains:
- the tnpB gene encoding IS66 family insertion sequence element accessory protein TnpB, with translation MLTLPSTVRVYVAAQPTDLRKSFDGLSIAVGSVLRLDPTSGHLFCFFNRRANQVRVLFWDRTGWCIVAKRLARGRFRLASILREDRACVQIDAAELALILEGIDLSTAKRHKRFRLDSAHAPL